In the Colletotrichum higginsianum IMI 349063 chromosome 7 map unlocalized unitig_7, whole genome shotgun sequence genome, one interval contains:
- a CDS encoding mating type protein mat1-2-1 codes for MALNFNPGQIIVRNIDPTQVDPNVLRAVTETLDLHLNTFESTVAVSGWDYMAYGEEGRLFMALQMGRILRKPVMWVKDGIHNNVDRWVLGPCDRFIAGIHMIVSVDGIAVVVRRPPPQLLEEAPGALVPCVNAPERTPKITRPPNAFILYRSDFQAQLKLMNPHIQNHDISKRLGAAWNSESHEVRERYRALAKAYKERHNKMHPDYRYTPRKPSEKRRRKPQKRVTPVHPASRPGLETVS; via the exons ATGGCGCTGAATTTCAACCCCGGTCAAATCATTGTTCGCAACATCGACCCTACGCAAGTCGACCCCAACGTTCTTCGCGCTGTAACAGAGACCCTGGATCTCCACCTAAATACCTTTGAGtccaccgtcgccgtctccggCTGGGATTACATGGCCtacggcgaagaaggccggctGTTCATGGCATTACAGATGGG ACGCATTCTCCGTAAGCCTGTCATGTGGGTGAAGGATGGCATACACAACAACGTGGACAGATGGGTTCTTGGCCCCTGCGACAGATTCATCGCCGGCATTCACATGATCGTTTCtgtcgacggcatcgccgtcgttgtGCGGCGGCCTCCACCTCAGCTCCTTGAGGAGGCACCTGGCGCGTTGGTCCCCTGCGTTAACGCTCCCGAAAGGACACCAAAGATAACTCGCCCGCCCAATGCTTTCATTCTCTACCGAAGCGATTTTCAAGCCCAACTCAAGCTGATGAACCCGCACATCCAAAACCATGACATAT CCAAAAGGTTAGGCGCCGCCTGGAATTCCGAGTCACACGAAGTTCGAGAGAGATATAGAGCGCTCGCAAAAGCCTACAAAGAGCGCCACAACAAGATGCACCCGGACTATCGGTATACTCCACGCAAGCCTTCCGAAAAGCGTCGTCGAAAACCGCAGAAGCGCGTCACTCCAGTCCACCCAGCTAGTCGCCCAGGCCTTGAAACCGTATCATAA
- a CDS encoding DNA lyase, giving the protein MFEILEADIVIMQETKIQRKDLGDDMVLVPGWDVFFSLPKYKKGYSGVAIYTRNATCCPIRAEEGITGILTPPNSSTSFRELPEAQQIGGYPRPGQLPGEVDEATLDSEGRCVILEFPAFVLIGTYSPATRDSSRDSFRLGYLNALDARVRNLVAAGKQVILAGDLNVTRNEIDTCNVREALRKEGMSVEEWMGSPSRRLFNHLVFDGQVAGHRDEGRETPVLYDLTRVFHPTRQDMFTCWDTKRNMRPANNGSRIDYILCSAGIKGWFTDSNIQEGLMGSDHCPVYAVLGDTVKANDKDASVLDLMNPKGMFWDGKRLREWSAKDLLPLSAKLIPEFDRRRNIRDMFMKKPVAKTSPSQTPNSFESQSIMSNEPPTLQEQDEPEVYQQDTPEPSASQASVQSNPGIPSLVLMNAKPASSQPNSPVKRPLETTAPTRRPAKKTKTNEADSSKQSTLTGFFKPKQPSSKPTPAKPDATETIQSSPMNNKSGVVAAASNVLAPPAPSPSSSASTSSSAAATASALDALERVFDPIEAKESWSKFNLGKRVVPRSGEKEKGTEWRCGTFIWSSDWKKEQS; this is encoded by the exons ATGTTTGAAATCTTGGAGGCAGACATTGTGATTATGCAGGAGACAAAGATACAGCGCAAAGACCTTGGCGATGACATGGTTCTCGTCCCCGGCTGGGATGTCTTCTTCAGTCTCCCGAAATACAAGAAAG GGTATTCTGGCGTTGCGATTTACACTCGCAATGCCACGTGCTGTCCAAtccgcgccgaggagggtATCACAGGCATTCTCACACCTCCCAACTCATCCACCAGCTTCCGCGAGCTGCCTGAGGCTCAACAGATCGGCGGCTACCCACGACCGGGCCAGCTGCCAggcgaggtggacgaggcgaCGCTCGACTCCGAGGGACGATGCGTCATCCTCGAGTTCCCAGCCTTTGTCCTGATCGGCACCTACAGCCCCGCCACGCGTGATTCGTCGCGTGACTCGTTCCGATTAGGGTATCTCAACGCCCTCGACGCGCGGGTGCGGAACCTCGTGGCGGCAGGGAAGCAAGTCATCCTGGCGGGGGACCTGAATGTGACTCGTAACGAGATTGATACGTGTAATGTCAGGGAGGCACTGCGCAAGGAGGGCATGTCGGTGGAGGAGTGGATGGGGTCCCCGAGTCGACGATTGTTCAACCATCTGGTCTTTGACGGGCAGGTTGCCGGCCACAGGGACGAAGGAAGAGAAACGCCAGTGCTATACGACTTGACGCGGGTCTTTCATCCCACACGACAGGACATGTTTACCTGCTGGGACACGAAAAGAAACATGCGGCCGGCCAACAACGGTAGTCGAATCGACTACATCCTCTGTTCCGCCGGTATCAAGGGCTGGTTCACAGACTCCAACATTCAGGAGGGCCTGATGGGATCGGATCACTGTCCCGTATACGCAGTCCTTGGCGACACGGTCAAAGCCAACGATAAAGATGCATCTGTGCTGGACCTCATGAACCCCAAAGGCATGTTTTGGGACGGCAAGCGGCTCAGAGAGTGGTCAGCCAAAGACCTGCTCCCCTTGTCAGCCAAGCTCATCCCTGAGTTCGATCGCAGGCGGAACATCCGCGATATGTTCATGAAAAAGCCCGTCGCAAAAACCTCACCAAGCCAGACTCCGAATTCTTTTGAGTCGCAGAGTATCATGTCCAACGAGCCACCCACACTTCAAGAACAAGACGAGCCAGAGGTCTACCAACAAGATACTCCAGAACCATCAGCTTCCCAAGCATCCGTCCAGTCCAACCCTGGCATTCCGTCACTCGTCCTTATGAATGCAAAACCAGCGTCCTCGCAACCGAATTCTCCCGTAAAACGACCACTAGAAACGACGGCGCCAACGAGACGTCCCGCAAAGAAGACAAAAACCAACGAAGCCGATTCTTCCAAGCAGAGCACCCTCACAGGCTTCTTCAAACCCAAGCAACCGTCCTCAAAACCGACTCCCGCCAAGCCCGACGCGACGGAGACAATTCAGTCATCGCCCATGAATAACAAAAGCGGCGTTGTAGCTGCAGCGTCAAACGTCCTGGCGCCACCGGCCCcttccccgtcgtcctcggcgtcgacgtcctcttccgccgccgccacggcaTCTGCGCTTGACGCCTTGGAAAGGGTGTTTGACCCcatcgaggccaaggagtcTTGGTCCAAGTTTAACCTGGGGAAGAGGGTTGTGCCTAG GTCgggagaaaaagagaaggggaCGGAGTGGAGGTGCGGAACCTTCATCTGGAGCAGCGACTGGAAGAAAGAGCAGTCTTAG
- a CDS encoding Cytochrome c oxidase subunit VIa: MQRQLLAAAARAARAPATRSTVQRRFASTTDNAFIREREAAKHHAAGTTALWRKISIYACIPALGLAAANAYVLWNEHWEHWSHLPPLEERVEYSYQNIRTKNYQWGNGDKTIFWNDNVNYHNKDKA; the protein is encoded by the exons ATGCAGcgccagctcctcgccgccgccgcgcgcgCCGCCCGTGCCCCGGCCACCCGCTCCACCGTCCAGCGCCGCTTCGCCAGCACCACCGACAACGCCTTCATCAGGGagcgcgaggccgccaagcaccacgccgccggcaccacTG CCCTCTGGCGCAAGATCTCCATTTA CGCCTGCATCCccgcccttggcctcgccgccgccaacgcctaCGTCCTCTGGAACGAGCACTGGGAGCACTGGAGCCACCTCCCCCCTCTGGAGGAGCGCGTCGAGTACTCGTACCAGAACATCCGCACCAAGAACTACCAATGGGGCAACGGTGACAAGACCATCTT CTGGAACGACAACGTCAACTACCAcaacaaggacaaggccTAA
- a CDS encoding Anaphase-promoting complex protein, translated as MSRYLTPAKIGILALIELYTDGHVPTTAIIPVLSFVTSHLLDPDPQSFITAARKDTRWRKAETAVSLVIGIKDFEKLLSAHSVVVGLPGRKLWDTFLAKLWGINSLDQLHDFFGRQTECLAKTKEELRRAAEGDEAVAAQLWQEQQQRPGITLSRNSPLGQFVRRCQLEFSRLQFHESTQLWTDFVQYRQPTAGYLRKRNPSFGRLSFDHVLMAGEQAEWDLDGVAALTSVVYGDMVKSGTPSTVPVSTDDIELLLEFQIEQMQKFGNRIPLELRNQFHDLLGDSFLVPSLRHYLSFLDAWRSGDYPTAFDFLHQYFDYTMQSRDRLFYQYALMNLAVLQADFGCYRDAVAAMLETVSTARENRDMTCLNFALSWLFHFGRAHPDLVRDLEADSLLGTAKESLSYLRVKAKETGMWTLWASVLLSEAKLGLANGESVATSVELMVRSSHLIVERNMKNMFGAQLSILIALWDRLGLAQLSAMDCEIFLRCHARHSIFDDELKVTSRLASQLVARGKFDEALQKMEALDENSLRSWKPSQYWFKYRGIIKLKRDLHHNNLDGAEQLLSQLLQSKKDDLEPDMSFVVDFLHIDCLVRRGDLQAAFNKVEDMLAATHDDRRDIALRVRLMLIKVHLYDKCGRTQRGFTIAMRAASMAWRARLVSCLWQAVGAIANILTSLGEFEASSQLLTAVLPRSLECDSAALSGQLYSYLADANMGMAGKMEPQSAKRREYLTRATGAIQKAFDHYSSIEDVTRQCEMMAKKATIMKAAGDKVLAADYAAAYVALRKDAAALSI; from the exons ATGTCCCGATACCTAACGCCCGCCAAAAtcggcatcctcgccctcatcgagCTTTACACGGACGGACACGTCCCCACCACGGCCATCATCCCCGTGCTCTCCTTTGTCACATCCCACCTGCTAGACCCGGATCCGCAAAGTTTtatcaccgccgcccgcaaGGATACGCGATGGCGCAAGGCCGAGACTGCCGTCAGCCTCGTCATAGGCATCAAGGATTTCGAGAAGTTGCTAAGCGCCCactccgtcgtcgtcggcctgccAGGCCGCAAGCTATGGGACACCTTTCTCGCGAAGCTATGGGGCATCAACTCGCTTGATCAACTTCACGACTTCTTCGGCCGCCAGACGGAGTGCCTCGCCAagaccaaggaggagctgcggcgtgccgccgagggcgacgaggcagTCGCGGCACAGTTGTggcaggagcagcagcagagacCGGGTATCACGCTTTCGAGGAACTCGCCGCTGGGTCAGTTTGTGAGGCGGTGCCAGCTCGAGTTCTCGCGGTTACAGTTCCACGAGTCGACTCAGCTCTGGACGGACTTCGTGCAGTACCGGCAGCCCACGGCGGGTTACCTGCGGAAGAGAAATCCTTCGTTCGGTCGGCTGAGCTTCGACCATGTGCTCATGGCGGGCGAGCAGGCGGAATGGGACTTGGATGGCGTGGCTGCGCTCACGTCTGTTGTGTACGGAGACATGGTGAAGAGTGGCACTCCATCCACTGTGCCTGTGAGCACGGATGATATCGAGCTCTTGCTCGAGTTCCAAATCGAGCAGATGCAAA AATTCGGCAATCGGATACCTTTGGAGCTCCGAAATCAGTTTCACGACCTTCTCGGCGACAGCTTTCTCGTGCCCAGCTTGAGGCACTACCTGAG TTTTCTTGACGCCTGGAGATCCGGTGACTATCCCACCGCATTCGACTTCCTTCATCAATACTTCGATTATACTATGCAGAGTCGAGACAGGCTCTTCTACCAGTACGCGTTGATGAATCTGGCTGTCCTGCAGGCGGATTTTGGCTGTTACAGGGACGCCGTTGCGGCCATGCTCGAAACCGTCTCTACGGCTCGCGAGAATCGCGACATGACCTGTCTGAACTTTGCCCTCAGCTGGCTCTTCCACTTTGGCAGAGCACATCCGGACCTGGTCAGAGACTTAGAGGCTGACAGCCTGCTCGGTACAGCCAAGGAGAGTCTGTCATATCTCCGCGTAAAAGCGAAGGAGACGGGTATGTGGACACTTTGGGCGTCAGTGTTGCTCAGCGAGGCGAAGCTTGGCCTGGCAAACGGCGAGAGCGTCGCCACCTCGGTTGAGCTCATGGTTCGCAGCTCGCATCTCATTGTCGAACGGAACATGAAGAACATGTTTGGCGCCCAGCTCTCCATCCTCATTGCCTTGTGGGACAGACTGGGGCTCGCACAGCTCTCGGCCATGGACTGCGAGATATTCTTGCGGTGTCACGCGAGACACTCCATTTTCGACGATGAGCTGAAGGTCACGTCACGCCTGGCATCACAGCTGGTTGCACGAGGTAAATTCGACGAGGCGCTGCAGAAAATGGAGGCGCTAGACGAGAACTCGCTCCGGTCGTGGAAGCCGAGCCAATACTGGTTCAAGTATCGCGGCATCATCAAGCTGAAGCGGGACCTGCATCACAacaacctcgacggcgcggagcAGCTCCTCTCGCAGCTTCTGCAGTCCAAAAAGGACGACCTGGAGCCGGACATGtccttcgtcgtcgacttcCTCCATATAGACTGTCTcgtccgacgaggagatcTGCAAGCGGCCTTCAACAAGGTCGAAGACATGCTCGCGGCGACGCACGATGATAGGAGAGACATTGCGCTCCGCGTAAGACTCATGTTGATCAAGGTCCATCTGTACGACAAGTGCGGACGAACACAGCGGGGGTTCACGATCGCCATGCGCGCGGCCAGCATGGCTTGGCGGGCGAGGCTGGTATCTTGTCTGTGGCAGGCCGTTGGCGCCATTGCCAATATCCTGACGTCGTTGGGGGAGTTCGAGGCCTCGTCGCAGCTCCTCACAGCCGTCCTGCCGCGAAGCCTCGAGTGCGATTCGGCGGCGTTGAGTGGGCAGCTGTACTCgtacctcgccgacgccaacatGGGCATGGCAGGCAAGATGGAACCGCAATCAGCCAAGAGGAGGGAGTACCTGACCCGGGCCACGGGGGCGATCCAGAAGGCGTTCGACCACTATTCGAGCATCGAGGACGTCACGCGGCAGTGCGAGATGATGGCCAAGAAGGCTACCATCATGAAGGCCGCCGGAGACAAGGTTCTCGCGGCGGATTATGCGGCAGCTTATGTGGCTTTGCGGAAGGATGCGGCAGCTCTTTCGATATGA
- a CDS encoding Complex I intermediate-associated protein 30, whose translation MRATPSLLNKGIWARTMDEFKRRASIAVKAEGIKGPSGPFVLQDFRTPGSTDDCKIMTDQEIGGFSHGALEWVPSLPFTTTTSSQSSPASSTRGYARFHGTISTDLPKNDPKIQRTGFAAWRTPDQKPTLFGKAVWDIDPYSYLALRVKSDRRSYFINLQTDSVVPTDLHQHRLFAKRPGEWETVFIRWNGFVRTNHGFVVEPQMEMLRSKVTTVGLGLTDRVPGPFELCIERIWATNDVEEAVEESDGDMMAAQEAREARESELRNREGKSIRWRER comes from the exons ATGCGGGCGACACCGTCGCTGTTGAACAAAGGCATCTGGGCCCGAACCATGGACGAATTCAAACGGCGCGCGAGTATTG CCGTGAAAGCCGAAGGGATCAAGGGCCCTTCGGGCCCATTTGTCCTTCAAGACTTTCGCACGCCTGGCTCTACCGACGACTGCAAAATCATGACTGACCAAGAGATTGGCGGCTTCTCCCACGGCGCCCTCGAATGGGTCCCCTCCCTACCCTTCacaacgacgacctcgtcgcaaaGCAGCCCGGCAAGTAGCACCCGGGGCTACGCCCGCTTTCACGGCACGATATCCACCGACCTCCCCAAAAACGACCCCAAGATTCAACGCACAGGCTTCGCAGCATGGAGGACGCCGGACCAGAAGCCGACTCTGTTCGGCAAGGCGGTCTGGGATATTGACCCGTACTCGTATCTCGCGTTGCGCGTAAAATCGGACCGGCGGAGCTACTTTATCAATCTGCAGACGGACTCGGTAGTGCCAACAGACCTGCACCAGCACCGACTGTTCGCGAAGCGGCCGGGCGAATGGGAGACGGTGTTCATCAGGTGGAACGGCTTTGTGCGGACGAATCACGGCTTCGTGGTCGAACCACAGATGGAAATGCTGCGGTCCAAGGTCACGACTGTCGGCCTGGGATTGACAGATCGTGTGCCGGGTCCGTTTGAGTTATGCATTGAAAGGATTTGGGCGACGAACGATGTCGAAgaggcggtggaggagagTGACGGGGACATGATGGCTGCGCAGGAGGCCAGGGAAGCGAGGGAGAGCGAGTTGAGGAATCGGGAGGGGAAGAGCATCCGGTGGAGGGAAAGGTGA
- a CDS encoding RNA recognition domain-containing protein — MPSSTGNKMLLEHLHKLTAQHEREQIMKTASASPKKPGRLSATDLDSRKSSETSSFYSSSSEDVERGGGVKLTGPDAFVAHNNPFARRSQAAAQALRPTSSATATVRTYKFPPQDTDEEDDVFQDTVDGSEQRSTIVPSGSYSLGQGHLQNPDFKGKGVVRRGDYVGGSPIKGGSSMRNASDPQATYPTGACIFVANLPEYKDDITLEAAVIKEFQRFGVVFVKIRRDPQGLPFGFCQFTTKEHAEDARINGKGSVILGRPCRTETVRANRKIALIFHPQLSPILIDIGTYIIYRRDQVDITMEEANELLHPFGVIETLRQLDPQIREQLQLPVTIRVQFEVFDPSQQVLRAFRLNKTYRVDPFDFKKAMQARARNSDRAFLDHYDRDRRSIFVGDLPLTFTENDVRILMEDIGAVVSVQAKRLEYAREGPKLIAFVEFTNASYPDLAIERYHLNNIQGSFIRVERRTDKRRRDPARNQSNGYNSGNDYSQGHGSNCNGSHEDINGGNPPSTPAFGPRGIKAIEAGPSSMPYGQGIQGTPSMMRPASHHSTQAIMMASSDHAQQNAHAHLNARQNARQNAQGPHNVQGMQNHMQTQIHPVQQQMHSVQQQMQAQMPIQIQDQQMPTQLAQQQMASQTQHQMVQGMHMHQSAGQHMGQTPMQFPMAPPPVPAQAATPMHNNMAYNPSPYAGSPYSQGAFSQGAFSQGPGSSVGFITPQQATPMPFWGYGHGTPLWTPFPVDPAAFAAAAFSSPVRQPHLNGGFAPQSIPAQQIETNQVNVTQSEPVMTENGQPYVGEGSVGNY; from the exons ATGCCCTCTTCTACCGGCAACAAGATGCTCTTGGAGCATCTTCACAAGCTTACCGCCCAGCATGAGCGTGAGCAGATCATGAAGACCGCGTCGGCTTCCCCCAAGAAGCCTGGCCGCCTCTCAGCCACAGACCTGGACTCTCGCAAGTCGTCCGAGACCTCTTCGTTCTATTCGTCCTCATCAGAGGATGTTGAGCGCGGTGGCGGTGTCAAGCTCACGGGTCCCGACGCGTTTGTCGCCCACAACAATCC CTTCGCCCGCCGTTCGCAGGCTGCAGCTCAAGCTCTGCGCCCTACCTCGTCCGCCACGGCCACTGT CCGGACCTACAAGTTCCCTCCTCAGGACActgacgaagaggatgacGTCTTCCAGGACACCGTGGACGGCTCTGAGCAGCGCTCTACGATTGTGCCTTCTGGCTCTTACAGCCTTGGTCAGGGTCATCTTCAGAACCCCGATttcaagggcaagggcgtcGTTCGTCGCGGCGATTACGTCGGCGGATCTCCCATCAAGGGCGGATCCTCCATGCGCAACGCGTCCGATCCTCAAGCTACCTACCCCACTGGCGCTTGCATCTTCGTTGCCAA TCTGCCTGAGTACAAGGATGATATCACCCTCGAGGCGGCTGTCATCAAGGAGTTTCAGAGATTTGgtgtcgtcttcgtcaagATCCGTCGCGATCCTCAGGGTCTTCCCTTTGGCTTTTGCCAGTTTACC ACCAAGGAGCATGCTGAGGATGCTCGCATCAACGGCAAGGGATCCGTGATTCTCGGTCGCCCCTGCCGCACAGAGACGGTTCGAGCCAACCGTAAGATTGCCCTTATTTTCCATCCGCAACTATCACCGATACTCATTGACATAGGCACGTACATCATCTACCGTCGTGATCAAGTGGACATCACCATGGAAGAGGCGAACGAGCTCTTGCATCCCTTTGGCGTGATCGAGACCTTACGCCAGCTTGATCCCCAGATTCGGGAGCAGCTTCAGCTGCCCGTCACGATTCGAGTTCAGTTCGAGGTCTTCGACCCGTCCCAGCAGGTTCTTCGAGCGTTCCGCCTCAACAAGACGTACAGAGTCGACCCCTTCGATTTCAAGAAGGCCATGCAGGCCAGAGCCCGCAACTCTGACCGCGCTTTTCTTGACCACTATGATCGCGATCGCCGCTCCATCTTCGTTGGAGACCTCCCCCTGACTTTCACCGAGAACGACGTTCGAATCCTCATGGAGGATATCGGCGCCGTTGTGTCGGTTCAGGCCAAGCGCCTCGAGTACGCTCGCG AGGGCCCCAAGCTCATTGCTTTCGTCGAGTTCACCAACGCGTCGTACCCCGACCTTGCCATTGAGCGCTAT CACCTGAACAACATACAGGGATCCTTCATTCGTGTTGAACGTCGCACCGACAAACGCCGCCGCGATCCCGCCCGCAACCAGAGCAATGGCTACAACTCGGGCAACGACTACAGCCAGGGTCATGGCTCCAACTGCAATGGCTCTCACGAGGATATCAACGGCGGCAATCCTCCTTCCACTCCTGCTTTCGGCCCGAGAGGCATCAAGGCCATTGAGGCTGGTCCTTCTTCTATGCCCTATGGCCAGGGTATCCAGGGCACCCCTTCCATGATGCGACCTGCTTCGCACCATTCCACCCAGGCCATCATGATGGCCTCTAGCGACCACGCGCAGCAGAACGCTCATGCTCATCTCAACGCTCGCCAGAACGCTCGCCAGAATGCTCAGGGCCCGCATAACGTTCAGGGAATGCAGAACCACATGCAGACTCAGATACACCCCGTCCAGCAGCAGATGCATTCTGTTCAGCAGCAGATGCAGGCTCAGATGCCTATCCAGATCCAGGATCAGCAGATGCCTACCCAGCTGGCTCAGCAGCAGATGGCTTCCCAGACCCAGCATCAGATGGTCCAAGGAATGCACATGCATCAGTCCGCCGGTCAGCACATGGGTCAGACTCCCATGCAGTTCCCCATGGCCCCTCCTCCTGTCCCTGCACAGGCTGCCACTCCCATGCATAACAACATGGCTTACAACCCGAGCCCCTACGCTGGCAGCCCCTACTCTCAGGGCGCTTTCTCCCAAGGTGCTTTTTCACAGGGCCCTGGATCCTCGGTTGGCTTCATCACTCCTCAGCAGGCGACGCCCATGCCCTTCTGGGGTTACGGTCACGGCACTCCTCTCTGGACCCCGTTCCCCGTCGATCCCGCCGCATTCGCGGCTGCGGCTTTCTCGTCGCCCGTTCGTCAGCCTCACCTCAACGGCGGCTTCGCTCCCCAGTCCATCCCCGCCCAGCAGATCGAGACTAACCAAGTCAATGTCACCCAGTCTGAGCCTGTCATGACGGAGAATGGCCAGCCTTACGTTGGCGAGGGTTCGGTCGGCAACTACTAA